A section of the Neorhizobium galegae bv. orientalis str. HAMBI 540 genome encodes:
- a CDS encoding glycosyltransferase family 2 protein, translated as MTFDEAIDATGVFRNAKIFRLGADLAILVWDLPPPLPAATKCLLSMDRSPVPLVSMMLPLGHGRQRMFWAMRPEQQPVNVDICTEHGGIVETVVMQPAHMLTPLDVEALFTDLAPGSRIKFVNNLLTVWRSAFRIAGDHLFHMIVEDALHALVPEPQAASIVCQVAQGRHLIETAINPDLGDIIAIYAIGAASITRMAVRPVLGRRAKSGLQPCHFIAEAPFPSPPFLIVLLSKNGAAIRQLADDKPRHPSLQNWWSKNREAVELREMIVRCLAALPEGSAATAIDLQVNAPLPATRIAKSSMHPSGEVDLALALDDGLLAGGWFHAPSSAFAGIDYVREDGTAVPLDANSYKFPAWAEGKDEKSKTDVTGFVAWIPLPESTGPLLQPRFQLRLASGAVRPLIPKPQPFEPATQRNHVLRAVPPQHAVDSAFRTILAPALQDIERRLGKTIEVDSTKDYSLSETTPLVSIVIPLYKVLDFLRFQLSGMATDPWLVANAEIIFVLDSPEIQDETEHMLGGLHLLHGLPMKLVVMNRNSGYARACNAGARFARGAVLVMLNSDVVPKGPGWLQVLSRPLLENSRLGAIGPKLLFEDGSLQHAGLYFGRDQRGIWLNHHFNKGMPGDYAPAQQAREVPGVTGACLVTRRVTYERVGGFTEDYVIGDYEDSDLCLKIRRLGLQIAYEPAACLYHFERRSIRRSEDYMRGVASQYNSWLHTQRWEDDITDLMANPFDKDQDRPAATNGRARERNAA; from the coding sequence GTGACGTTCGACGAAGCGATAGACGCCACGGGCGTTTTTAGAAACGCAAAAATCTTTCGGCTCGGCGCGGATTTGGCAATCCTTGTCTGGGATCTCCCCCCGCCCCTTCCCGCAGCCACTAAGTGCCTGTTGTCGATGGATCGGTCACCGGTACCGCTGGTCAGCATGATGCTTCCACTCGGCCACGGAAGACAACGCATGTTCTGGGCGATGCGACCGGAACAGCAGCCGGTGAACGTGGACATCTGCACGGAACACGGCGGCATCGTCGAAACCGTCGTGATGCAGCCGGCACACATGCTCACGCCCCTCGACGTGGAAGCGCTGTTTACGGATCTTGCGCCGGGTTCCCGCATCAAGTTCGTCAACAACCTGCTAACCGTCTGGCGAAGCGCCTTCCGCATCGCTGGCGACCATCTTTTCCATATGATCGTTGAAGACGCCCTTCATGCGCTCGTGCCCGAACCGCAGGCCGCCAGCATCGTCTGCCAGGTTGCCCAAGGACGCCATCTGATCGAGACGGCGATCAATCCGGACCTCGGCGACATCATAGCGATCTATGCGATCGGCGCGGCTTCGATCACACGCATGGCGGTAAGACCTGTCCTCGGACGCCGAGCGAAAAGCGGTCTTCAACCGTGCCATTTCATCGCAGAGGCGCCTTTTCCCTCTCCTCCGTTTCTCATCGTCCTCCTGAGCAAGAATGGTGCCGCAATTCGCCAGCTTGCTGACGACAAGCCTCGCCATCCTAGCCTTCAGAACTGGTGGAGCAAAAACCGTGAGGCGGTGGAACTGCGCGAAATGATCGTCCGTTGCCTCGCCGCCTTGCCGGAAGGCAGCGCCGCGACGGCAATCGACCTTCAGGTCAACGCCCCGCTGCCTGCAACCCGGATTGCCAAGTCGTCGATGCATCCGTCCGGGGAGGTCGATCTCGCCCTGGCGCTCGACGACGGCCTTCTGGCAGGCGGCTGGTTCCATGCGCCGTCATCCGCTTTCGCCGGCATCGACTACGTCAGGGAGGACGGCACGGCCGTACCGCTTGACGCAAACAGCTACAAATTCCCGGCATGGGCGGAAGGCAAGGACGAGAAGAGCAAGACCGATGTGACCGGCTTCGTTGCCTGGATCCCGCTGCCGGAATCCACCGGTCCGCTCTTGCAGCCGCGGTTTCAGTTGCGCCTTGCTTCGGGAGCGGTCAGGCCGCTGATACCGAAGCCGCAGCCTTTCGAGCCCGCAACGCAGCGAAACCATGTCCTGCGCGCCGTGCCGCCGCAGCATGCGGTCGACAGTGCCTTCCGCACGATCCTCGCGCCCGCCCTGCAGGACATAGAACGGCGATTGGGCAAGACCATAGAGGTCGATTCCACGAAGGACTACAGCCTGTCCGAAACCACACCTCTCGTTTCGATTGTCATACCTCTCTACAAGGTCCTCGATTTCCTGCGCTTCCAACTGTCGGGAATGGCTACCGATCCGTGGCTCGTCGCCAATGCCGAGATCATCTTCGTCCTCGATTCACCGGAAATCCAGGATGAGACGGAGCACATGCTGGGTGGCCTGCACCTCCTGCACGGGTTGCCGATGAAGCTGGTCGTCATGAACCGCAACAGCGGCTACGCACGGGCCTGCAATGCCGGCGCACGTTTTGCCCGCGGCGCCGTTCTGGTCATGCTCAATTCGGATGTCGTGCCAAAGGGGCCAGGTTGGCTTCAGGTGCTGTCGCGGCCGCTGCTGGAAAACAGCAGGCTGGGCGCCATCGGCCCGAAACTGCTCTTCGAAGACGGATCGCTGCAGCATGCCGGCCTGTATTTTGGCCGCGACCAGCGCGGGATCTGGTTGAACCACCATTTCAACAAGGGCATGCCCGGCGACTATGCTCCCGCCCAACAAGCCCGCGAGGTTCCCGGCGTCACCGGCGCCTGCCTCGTGACCCGCAGGGTCACCTACGAGCGTGTCGGCGGCTTCACCGAGGACTACGTGATCGGCGACTACGAGGACAGTGACCTCTGCCTCAAGATCCGCCGTCTCGGGCTCCAGATCGCCTATGAGCCAGCCGCGTGCCTGTATCATTTCGAGCGCCGCTCGATCCGCCGTAGCGAGGACTATATGCGCGGCGTTGCCAGCCAATACAATTCATGGCTGCACACGCAACGCTGGGAAGACGACATCACCGACTTGATGGCCAACCCATTCGACAAAGATCAAGATCGCCCCGCCGCCACAAATGGGAGAGCCCGGGAAAGGAACGCAGCGTGA
- a CDS encoding class I SAM-dependent methyltransferase: protein MTQIALVRPPKPARLVDEDRVRWLLEAVRGNRFLPQPEPTNVFVGDGDFRAIGAEFLGHFIRIGGLREEARVLDIGCGIGRMAVPLTQYLDPQTSRYDGIDPVEGGIDWCQRTITPAYSNFAFQRLDIAHELYNPNGKVSGRALRLPFPDQHFDFVIMTSVVTHLPPAEVLVYLAEVRRVLSVGGRMFMTAFVVDRIAAANEHGRRDPRLAFRRYGESPCWFVPNQAPLAAVGFEDGFLDKALERAGLSVALKSLGHWRGTNAAHHQDFIVAKRRGNGR from the coding sequence GTGACACAGATAGCACTCGTGCGCCCTCCCAAGCCGGCTCGGCTGGTCGACGAGGACCGTGTTCGCTGGCTGCTTGAAGCCGTTCGGGGCAATCGTTTTCTGCCACAGCCGGAACCCACCAATGTCTTCGTGGGCGACGGTGATTTTCGCGCGATAGGCGCGGAATTTCTCGGGCACTTCATCCGTATCGGCGGCCTGCGCGAAGAGGCCCGCGTGCTCGATATCGGCTGCGGTATCGGCCGGATGGCCGTGCCGCTCACCCAGTATCTCGATCCGCAAACGAGCCGCTACGATGGCATCGATCCGGTCGAGGGCGGCATCGACTGGTGCCAGCGGACGATCACGCCCGCCTACTCCAATTTCGCCTTCCAGCGACTGGATATCGCGCACGAACTCTACAATCCGAACGGCAAGGTCAGCGGCAGGGCACTGAGGCTTCCCTTTCCGGATCAACATTTCGACTTCGTCATCATGACGTCGGTGGTCACTCATCTGCCCCCTGCGGAAGTCCTCGTTTACCTCGCTGAGGTTCGCAGGGTCCTGTCAGTCGGCGGGCGAATGTTCATGACAGCCTTCGTGGTCGACCGGATCGCGGCGGCAAACGAGCACGGGCGGCGCGATCCGCGCCTTGCGTTCCGCCGTTATGGCGAAAGCCCGTGCTGGTTCGTTCCCAACCAGGCACCGCTTGCGGCGGTCGGCTTCGAAGACGGCTTTCTGGACAAGGCGCTCGAACGGGCCGGCCTCTCCGTCGCCTTGAAATCGCTTGGCCATTGGCGCGGCACCAATGCGGCTCACCATCAGGATTTCATTGTGGCGAAGCGCCGGGGAAATGGCCGATGA